TCAGAATTGTATTAGGTTTTGTATTTGgatatagcctatatttagacattattagagacttctttttgtcaaagtttttttttttttttgagattgtTGAGATTTGTCAATGTGTTAAGTTCatttgaagtgtcagtttttgGATTATTATTGCAGTCAAATCTGGACACAGAGGAAGCATTTTGTTACTTATACTAGCTAATAGCTTGATCATTTACATGAAAGTAATCAGAATATTGACTATGTGCGAGATCTGGTCTGCGCTCTCTCCTCCTGTTTGAAAAACTCAGCAAATCGATCAGTGATTGATAAAGGTATTGGCATGGTAAAAAGGCTTTACATTGCCAAAGCATTGACAGATCCAATTGTGTTGAGCATTGTCAAATTTACAGGCAACAATGGGCATCGAATAAGGCAGTGATTGACAGCtctcatttatcctttgctgaaacttgCTTGTCATCATGGAGAGCACAGCTCATGGTTGCTTACAACtttgaaaagaaagagaaagcagcATGGCCGGGGTTTTCCACATGATTTTAGACGCAACATGAGAACTGCCTCTAAAATCTGTCACGAGCACTGTGACAGATAGGTTTCCTAGGTGACAGATAGGTTTCCTAGGTTAGCCTATGCATTAATCTGCCCCTGGACGCAACAAACCAACAGCAGCTTGAATGATGGCTGTATTAATTTATATCTCTGTTTGATTTGCAGGTGTTTGGATTTGTTAATAATCTTATTGGTTGTGAGGAGCAGGCCCGAATTTTTAAAGATGAAGTAAGTAATTAGCTTAATTTAATTCCACTTATTAATGAAACTGGGTTAAATGGAGTCATAATAAGTTTTTAAGTAGTAGTTTTTATTAAAGCCTTCTACATGTATATATGAAGGCACAATCACATTTAACTTTTCACAGTGAATTTCCACAGGTGAAATGCAGGCGTCTCAATAGAATATAGAATCAATAGAATAGTATATGCTTGGTTTGGAAGTGTGTGCGGTGCATTATACATCACTACACTACTGACAATGGACCTTGTTTTGCTCGTAAAAGTTTGTTTGTGCCGGGGCCATTTCTAGGTATAGGCAGACTAGGGCGCCACCAGCTGAGTGCCTCAATGCCCCATGAACACATTAACATAACGACACTGCATTTTAAATGCTAAGTACTTTTAAGCAGCTGAATGTTAGCATAAGAAAGATATTATTTTTAAACGGTATTAGAAAGATGACGATCAGAAATCCAAATATGTAATGTATattgaaattatatatttaaaaaataaaatgacagcaACAGTGTTCAGTTGGTTATGaataaatttacataaaaaattccattcacataaaatataaagatCAGTAATATACCAACATCTATCtcatatgaaatattttaataatcataTCATTATTCTAATCAAATACATTAATCATCATCTTAGCTTTATTATATcatgtaaattgtatttattttaactaaAAAGTTTAAACATACTTGGAATGTCATTAAAGCTTATAAATACTAAATTCATAACAAAAAGTCAATGATATGtgagatttttgtttttgttaatttaatttcaattaaattttactTGATGTTAAATAAAATGGCCTTACAACCATCCAGAATAGCCTAGCAACAACCCTAGCAAGATGACACAACTTTCTGGATAGCATAGCAACTGTttagcaatgccctggcattGCTAACACTTTGCTGGTGAGTTTTAAAAATGGGTACacaccactcacattttcttaaaaaaattttattatGATATTTCAGGCacttttctaaataaaatcCAAACTATGAACTTAATTCAAATATATGATTGAGTGGTGTTGTGTTACATTTCTTGTTACAGCAGTGAAGGCTGGTCATTGATACAGCATCGCTTTTCTCTGCAGATGATCGATGGAGAGGCCTTCCTCCTTCTGACTCAAAATGATATTGTGAAGATCATGAATATAAAGCTAGGACCAGCGCTGAAGATTCACAACGCCATTTTAATGTTTAAGAGCACAGATGAAGGCCTGAAGTGAACAATTATTCTTCAAGCTCCTCATGCCGTAACGATCCATTCAGAATCCGACATCTATCACTTGTTTGGTGTTTAACGTCTGAACccaccagagagagagagaggaaaccTTGACTCAAGAGCAGGATGAACTATACATGAGAGTACAGCCTAGCTGAGCTTTGATGCTGCTTTATTTCAAAAGCGAAATGACACGTTCTGATGAAGAACAACTTGATCTGAAACCACCATGCAGAATTTTTCagataggtttttttttttttttgtatttggaGTGTTAACTGAAATCTACAATTGTTCTCAGTGTGTTGTGGTGACACAAGTGAAATTGGTGCAGAGAAATATCAGGGCAGATTTCAGTTGATTGGTGCTACTGTCCCCTTTTTTAGAACCCTGATGTTGTTTATGCACTTTACAGGAGTAGCCACTAGAGGGAGCTGACCTTTAGACAATGAGCAATCTGAGCCAACTAAATCCATTGTTTAGGGGACCTTTAACAATATTTGCCCTCAGTAACAAAGTGCTACTGACATTGTGGTGTTAAATGAGATTATAGTTTCAAATGAGCTATTTTACCGAGTTTGGATTGTCATGTcagtgttgttatttttgtatgaatGGAAAATCCAGAGGGGTAAATTGTAACCAAGGCAGGTTTTTAGGTGATCTATGTTTCTCTCTCTGATGggaaattttaataatgtacaGTTAAGTAACTATGTCGTTCAGTTCATCAAcatgaataaatgtttaattcaaGTACCTGTAGTCTGGTTTCTGCTTGTGTTTAGGGGTGTTTGAAAAACCCCTAACTCCAAATACATAAACCtgtgtttaaacatttgtgCTATGGACATGAATGATACCTAAAATCTTGCTGCTTGTTGAAGAGTTGTGCTATTTCTaaacggagtgtctatttaAAGCAGGGGTCCCAATTCATAAAGGGGGTCAGGCTGtggttttttaaaatattttatcagtgaaagcatttatttgattttccataaattcttcaaaaataCTAATGTCATTTTCGGATTTCTTGATAATTTTTGTATCACTACCTCAACCCAAGAATGCATAACtggggtcaaattgacccgcaGTCTACACTCAAGACTGTATTTATACACACATTCATGCTTGATAATATTCATACTACCAACATGCATGCTTGAtgatacttaaagggatagttcacccaaaaatgaaaatttgatgtttatctgcttacccccagggcatccaagatgtagatgactttttttcttcagtcgaacgcaaattatgatttttaactgcaaccgctgccgtctgtcagtcaaataatagcagtgattgggaacttgaacaataagagtcgaaaaaacttccatagacaaatccaaattaaaccctgcggctcgtgacggcacattgatgtcctaagacacgaaacgatcggtttgtgcgagaaaccgaacagtatttatataatttttacctctaatacaccactatgtgaggtctgatcgcgctctgacaacggaagtgatgtctcgcgctcattgaagtatatgggcgagacatcacttccgtcaccagaacgcgttttttgacctcactaacaggaagctgaacgaagttggacatagtggtgtattagaggtaaaaattatataaataatgttcggtttctcgcacaaaactatcgtttcgtgtcttaggacattaatgtgtcgtcacgagccgcaggttttaattttgatttgtctaagcaagttttatttactgttatagttgaagttcccatctactgctattatttgactgacagacagcagcggttgcagttaaaaatcataatttgcgttcgactgaagaaacaagtcacctacatcttggatgcactgggggtaagcagataaatatcaaattttcatttttgggtgaactatccctttaacagtcATGAAGTTATCAAATGTAGAACCTACTCAATCAGTATATGTCAAGTcgagtcaagtcacctttatatCTATTGctctttatacaatacagattgtttcaaagcagctttacagtgataacaggaaaataatgatttaatgatgcaaacagaattcatttcggctgtacagcagctctagtgtcattgttcagctaaagtcagttcagtgttgattcagttccatTGTAAAGTTCATCAGTTattaaatttgttcattttatctatacagcagctctgCAGTAAACAGTAATGTCATCATCACCTCAGTTCAATTCTCATCCACTAGTGTCAGTGTATCagtaatattactgaatattaagtgtccccaactatgCAACAACatgtgatttcagatgcagtAGATGAGTAGAGAAAGGCCACAGGAAACAAAGGAAGAGGTGCGATTTCTGCCCAGACACTTAGAAAGGtgcaaataataaattaaatattctttctcTGTCTGAAAAGATCATTTTCACGTGGTCTGTGAGAAATGTGTGGAGTCAAGGTTCAGACTTTACTGTAGATCTACATTAGTTTAGAGTTTGTAGAAAAAGTACAAACGcattttaaaaagaataatttCATCTTTTGTAATGCAAGGAAAGTggacaaataaacatttttgatatatgaAAACATTTCTGTATCATCAATTATTTCAATtgtttcattaaaggtgcattAAGCGATTTTTGAGAAATGCTGTTGATAACATTGGGGACAATGACTATAAATTATTAACCCACATATAATAATTGCTTGAAACTTGGTTTATTCAAAATTATTGGGGAGACAAATTGGATTCATAAGAGGCTTATCTATACATAATAATATTCGAGTGGTTTTGGACAACAGGTACTTCATCCAGATTTGCTATCAATAGGGTGGTTAAACAAGGTTGACCCATCTCGCCTTCGTTATTTATTCTGGCTACAGAGATTCAAATATTGAAAGATTAAATGTGTTTGGACATGAAATTGTGAAATTGTGAAGTCAATGGGCAGACcatacaacattttttttttaaaaagtaactgaGATAGGTAATTATTTTTCCAAATTTTCAGGCTTAAAACTTAATATTGGCAAATGTGATATTATTACCATACTGTACATGAATGCAAAGGTAGTCCCGATATGTGGGTGCAAAGGGATTTGTCTATTTTTGGAAAGGATTTGGAAGGAAATGGAAAATTTTGCTAGGTGTATCTATCCTGCATCTTGTCTCTCCATTTAATAGAGCTATTAATTAAGACTATTAACCAATCTAATTTCAATTTTATATGGAGAAAACGTGTGCACTATATTAAAAGAGCAGAATTTATACAAGATTATGAAAACGGTGGATTACAAGCCTTTGATTTTTATTGTACAAATggtaaatttttaaataataataataataataattttaaaaactaattaaactatttttttttttttttttgattttgcaTTCCCAGAGATTTAGAAAATTGGGTGGAATGGATTTCCTACTGAGATGTGATTTTACTGTTTCCAGACTGCCAATCAAATTATCTTCCTTTCACCAACTGTGTGTGGTAGCAGCACACGATAAAGATGAAGGAGATAACAATAACAGTCTTTAATAGTCTTCCGTCTGTCTCTTCATCTGTCTCCACCACAGTGAAAGAGGATATGCTACGAGCACCTGCTCAACATAATCCATGAATTTCCCTTGAGGACCATCACTGGGATATGGGATTATGGTCTTTACCACCATAACTGAGTCCAGtccaataaaatgaaatgagtgCACTGTTGTGGTAGTGAGTATGAAATGCTAAATCCAGAAAGTGTGTGGTCCTCAAAGGATCACAGGCGAACTACTGGTAAATCCATTTAGTTTGGGTCAGTTCTTCTGTCACGTATTGTGTGGTAGTAGTGCACGATGAAGACAAAGGAGATAACAATAACAGTCTTTATTAAAATTTACAAACTCAGAACAAACACTAGAATAAACTCAGGAACAATAATGACACCATACATTAATAAGAACCAACCAGGAGTAACTAAAACACAGGGTATAAATACACAGGGCAAACAAATGCAGGTgaaactaatcagtaactatgGAAACAAACTAAGGCATGAACAGCAACTATAGAAACAAACAGGGATTAAGAGcacaggcaaacaggaacagaacaaaaccaaacTGAGGGTATGTTTATATGataacaatgtactaaaaacaaagTTTTTCCTCTGCTTTTTTAGCACACAGgcaacaacattgtcaaaatgatccagTTGACACGAAAACGATATGAAAACGACCAAGAGATCTCGGTTTATTAGTGGAAGGAAGAGACCCCTCCTACCCcccttttttaatatatgtattatgcatgccaggctaGTAGTTGGAGATATCACTTTGAAAAGAAACACTACATGCCTacagactgaacacgtaatacacatgcgcatgacgtcactgtcttcacaaatttgcatttttgtagtttacatggaatGGAGATGATAACGAAAACTTGCACTTTGCAATTTTGAAGAAAATCTGTTTTCAAATCACTGTTGAttatcattataatataatgttgGTTGTCATGATATTTCACTTGTGAGGACATTCGGCCCTCATAATATAGCTAAACCTGTACACACACGTTATCTAAATGAGGACATAGACctctattgtttttatatgcaGCTAATAAATACTGACTAACCCAAAGCCACACCCTAACAGTTCTACATTTTCGAAAACAAAAGATTATTTAAGCCtactttatttattgttttttacaaATGAGAATGTCCCCAGATGGAAGTTTTATCAGATTTAACTTATTTCTGGAGACATATTTGTCTCCAGAGCATAAcaaattccacacacacacactgctttcCTGCGTGTACAGTACGTCTTTCTGgctcacacaaacacaggcTCTCATATCTAGTGTCATGCACACATGGGTTGATCATTCACCCGGGCCTTCAGCCAAACCAGCTGCATAGCGAGACAGTTCTGAGACATGGGCAGAAAATGATGCACTTCAACAACACTTTATCTGCAAAACTTCATAAACTATATATTTAACGCTTACTCCAAACAGACAGGTAAGTTGTTTCTCAGAACtgtttaatttttaacaaattattttaaatgcatgtttttgtcTGCATCTATTATGACATCATGTTTAaactctgtttttatttttattttattagaaaCTAGAATTTAAACAGCTTGTCAGTgtatatactaatatacttccagatttattattatgctattattattattattattattaaaggtcaTAATTGACCATCCAATAAACAGATGGTGTTGAATAAGAGgaataaaaacatgaataacTTAATGATTATGACTGTCACTTACAAAGTGATCTTTTTGTTTTACTACATTGTGTCTatcaaacaaacaacacattTAGTCAATCCTGTACGCTAACTAGAGATGACCTTTTGGAACATTGTGTTTATTCATAGTCCTAATTTGCAGGAGAATTGCAAAGCTGTATTTACCGTGTAAACTCATTCATGCTGAGTTACCAAACGTCCTTCATGGGTCTGATGTGTCACCAAAACCTGAACATCCAGTTTCTCAGTGGCACATCTACAGTCGGACCAGCATAAGAGCTCAGTGCTGGTGGACACATCAAATCTTTACATTCAGGACTGTAACTGCTGTGAGACACACAAGGGGAACAGAAGATGGCTCATTATAATCCAGTAAGAACTATTTATTCTTCACTCTAACATCTTCAGGTTTTAGATCAGCCATGCAGTCTTTGTTTGGACttatatttttaacatatttaaatgtccCTTCAGCCATTATCTTCACCATCAGACGAGGTCAATCTGGGTGTGTCTGTCAATCCTCAGTAAGATGCCACTGTTTTATTAGTTATTTGTCAAAAGAATCCTGTAAACCTTTCATATGCGCAAATGAACACAGAAATAGATTTATGTGCATAGATAGAGATTGTGATGCAGTATCATAATAATTTGTGCTAGACTGTTGACATTTATTGTTTCAGTGCCAAACCCACTGACTTTGACTTCCTGGCTGTGATTGGTAAAGGAACATTTGGGAAGGTGAGGCAGATCTGATTAACATTGTACCTTATGACTTCAGAAATGATTAACGCTTCAAAGGGAAGTCTACTAAGGTTACCTTGAtgaaagtttttgtttttttgtttgttttccattGGGATTGTTTTAAAGGCATAAGTgaccttcaaaaaaaaaaattattacagAAATGCTATTTTATCCAAAACAATATCTGAGATATCATGTGGGTTGCAGGTGCTCTTAGCAAAACTGAAAGCAGATGGAAAGTTCTATGCAGTGAAAGTTTTGCAAAAGAAGGTTATATTGAAGAAAAAAGAGGTTTGTAtttgtttggttgttttttACCATGCATCTTGTTTTTCCATATAACCAGCCCTTGAGAGACTTTAGTGTTACATATGAAAGATCAAAACACCTCATTGCTCTGATAATGATagaatctaatctaatctaactTTTACTCTGTCCTTTGCACCATTGCAATATATTACGCTACTTGCTGGCCAAAAGATGGGCTTTTTATTTACTGCAGTAGCAGTAACTATTTATCACATGTTTTGATGTTggaatataattaataaaaatgatactGGTATGTAACGCAAGCACTGTTAAAGTTGCTTGCAGAATATCATTGTATTGTTATTGAAAAGCTCATCTTGAAACTGTTCCAGGCTGTAGCCTTGTCACTTGTCTTCTAGATGGTGTCAGCTCATATCTGTATTCTCTTGTTTACCTCTGTCAATGTTGCGTTGTGTACAACAGCAAAAGAATATAATGGCAGAGAGGAATGTGCTACTCAAGAGTCTGAAACACCCTTTTCTGGTCGGGCTGCACTACTCCTTTCAGACCTCTGAGAAGCTTTATTTTGTCCTGGATTATGTCAATGGTGGAGAGGTATGGGAAGAAAGCATGACTGATAGTGATTTTAAAATTTGCACtgtttttctatgtgaatatattgtaaaaatgtaatttattcctgtgatggataaatctgaattttcagcatcattattccagtcttcagtgtcatgtgatcattcagaaatcattctaatatgctgatttgatgctcaagaagcatttattattattataaatgttgaaaacagttgtgctgcttcatattcttgtggaaaccatgatacactatcatttaaaagtttggggtaagatctttttttttctttctttttttaaagtaaaaattaattttattcaaaaaagaCGCAATTAATTGATCACAGTAAAGATATTCTATAttctaatgttacaaaagatttcaatttcaaataaatgctgaaaacttttgaaaatgaaaagaaaaaaaaaaagtatcacgtcacagtttccacaaaaatacacactgctttcaacattgataataatcagaaatgtttcttgagcagcaaatcagcatattagaatgaaatcaggatcatgtgacactgaaggctggagtaatgatgctgaaaattcagctttgatcacaagaataaattccattttacAATAGAACACAGTATAATATTATagtataatatttcacagtattgtatttttgataaaaaaaaaggtgagCCTAACAGACCTCtttcaaaaatttaaaaaaatcttaccaaccccaaacgtTTAAATGGTAGTATATTTGTCACTAGATAAATAAGACTACTTAATAATATATTACTCAGACTGAAGAACTGTTTAACGTAACTGTAGACTGTATTGAGATGATCTAATACAACAGAATAATGCTAAAGGATTTTTAATCAGGAATTACAAACAGCTACCATTTGGGGTCCAAGGGAGGCAGGATTTTGACAGAGGGTAGGATTTGGCACAACAttattaatgacaatatttcGACTGAATGTATTAAAAGAAGGTCTAAGTGGTCCTCTCTTGTCGCCCTCCAGCTGTTTTATCACCTGCAAAGAGAGCGATGTTTCTCAGAGGCACGAGCTCGCTTCTACACAGCTGAGGTGGCCAGTGCCATTGGCTACCTTCACTCTCTCAATATAGTTTACAGGTCAGTAATTGGGATGCTTTAGCACATTATAATCCCATTTACAGTTGGCCTGACCTCACTTTCATATTTTCATGTTCCCATCTAGAGATCTCAAGCCAGAAAACATTCTATTAGACTACCAGGTAAAACAAATTTGAATTTAGAATTCACATAAtatgaacaataataaatacattttgtaaccTTTGTTTCTCATCTCTTTCAGGGCCATGTGGTGTTAACAGATTTTGGCTTGTGTAAAGAGGGAATAGAACCAGAAGGAACCACCACAACCTTTTGCGGCACTCCAGAGGTATGAATCAAGATGCAAATACAATGCTCAGCATAactgagtacaccccctttgaaaagtaacattttgagcaatatctcaatgaacacaaaaactatttcCAAATTGTTGACAAGACtatgtttaatataacatctgtttaacttataacatgaaagtaaggttaataatataacttagattacacatttttcagttttattcaaattagtttgatgcaaaaatgagtacaccccacaacaaaaactactacatctattactttgtatggcctccatgatttttaatgacagcaccaagtcttctaggcatggaatgaacaagttggcaacATTTTGCAACACCTATCTTTtcccattcttcaagaatgacctcttttagagactggagagtgatgctcaacttgtcccttcagaattccccataggtgtttgattgaatcactttcaccctgttcttcttcagaaatccaaaaGTGGcctgtgtgtttaggatcattgtcatgttgaaaaagtgcacgacgaccaaggtCACGGAGTGATTGTAGCaccttctctttcagtatagagcagtacatctctgaattcatgatgccatcagtgaaatgcagctccccgacaccagcagcactcatgcagccccacataaggacactgccaccacgtTTCACTGTAGGCAGGGGCGTTGTTTGTGGAGGGGATgggggggaggtaacccccccaatattcaaagccatcaattacaacccccccaatacaatacatccataccaacgttcaacccccccaaagctgaaaccaaatctacgcccttgactgtaggcaccatacatttttctttgtattcctcacctttctGACGCCATatagttttgaagccatcagttccaaaaacttttatcttggtctcatcactccagagtatagagtcccagtagtcttcatctttgtcagcatgggccctggcaaactcccTAGGCTTTTTTgcgcctgggctttaggagaggcttctttcgtggacagcacccatgcatgccattcctctgcagtgtacacCGTATTGTATCACGGGAAATAGtgaccccagtttggctttctacttctttagataactgcagtgaacttgcatgccgattttcttcaacccttcttaTCAGAAGAGGCTCCTGTCAAGGTGTTAACTTCcatggacgacctggacgtctctgtgagatggtttcagttccatcttttttacatatttgtaccacttttgctacagtattctgactgataaataaagctttgctgatcttcttatagccttcacctttctggtgtaaagaaattattttcgttctcaggtcttgtgacatttctcttccatgtggtgccattgctgacaaaatgaaatgggaaggggttttaacactcttttatagtcaactgtctgctggacatctgtgtaatgaataattaggctcacctgtggttgaattcttattaaattagacatttgtagtctaaaatttagctttgctccagagactttcagtggggtgtactcatttttgcatcaccctaatttgagtaaaactgaaaattttgttctctaagttatataaTTAACctttactttcatgttataagttaaacagatgttatataaaacttagtcttgtcaacattttggaaattgtttttgtgttcattgagatattgtttaaaatgttacttttcaaaggaagtgtactcatttacgctgagcactgtagtTCTGACCTATTCATCccgagttaaagggttagttcacccaaaatgaaaatgatcccttaatttactcaccctcaagccatctgaggtgtatatgactttcttctttcagctgaACACATATTAAGAATTATATTAGAAAATATCCTGtctcttcccagctttgtaatgggATTGAATGGCCCCCGAGTTTTTGAAGTTCCAAAAAAAGCATCcatacatcataaaagtaatccacggctccagggggttaataaaggtcctttgaagtgaagtgatgggttttgtaagaaaaatatccatatttaaaactttataaattataatcTCTCTCTTCCGGTAATGGCTGTACGCGAGTCGAGTTCTggcggaagagtgacctctgacctgacgtacaacatttcaaattccTCCGTTCTCGCCATCTCTGAAAAGCCCAGCCAATGTTGATCCTTGTTTTATTACAAGTTATGTCGTGTTCTCTTTTTGCCAGAAGACTCTCCTATGTTCGGCGTTTGTTTAAAACAGGGTTTGTTTGGATGATTCCCCGAAGGTTCGAGATTTAGGCCTAGTCCACACGTACACAGGTATTTTTATAAACTGAGTTTTTCCTCCtacgtttttaaaaaaaaaaatcacgtcCACACAAGCAcgggtttaaaaaaaatctacatccacatgaaaatgcaaaaacacgTGAAGCTATGAAGTGCTGTCAAAAGCCatgttggccaatcagaagcctAGAAAAAAGTTCATTACTGGTTCCGGTAGGTTATAACATTGTCATTTTATTaagcattttattaatattattattattattattattaattctaTAAACCAGAAAATACAATGCGACATATTCATTCAaagaaaaagcaaacaaacatacattgtCATAAGCCGAGACTGGGACATTCTAAAACATTTAACgtggcttaaaggtgctaaagaggatgttttgttttatacatttttgcaatattacttgaaactgtctttactaactgataaaagactatttattaggtgcactgaaaggaataatattaatatacatcatctgtgcacgaggtagggccttaaaaacatcagccaatcgtttacgatcatcaatcactgccatgacgttc
Above is a genomic segment from Megalobrama amblycephala isolate DHTTF-2021 linkage group LG14, ASM1881202v1, whole genome shotgun sequence containing:
- the sgk2a gene encoding serine/threonine-protein kinase Sgk2, coding for MAHYNPPLSSPSDEVNLGVSVNPHAKPTDFDFLAVIGKGTFGKVLLAKLKADGKFYAVKVLQKKVILKKKEQKNIMAERNVLLKSLKHPFLVGLHYSFQTSEKLYFVLDYVNGGELFYHLQRERCFSEARARFYTAEVASAIGYLHSLNIVYRDLKPENILLDYQGHVVLTDFGLCKEGIEPEGTTTTFCGTPEYLAPEVLRKEPYDRTVDWWCLGAVLYEMLYSLPPFYSRDVSEMYDAILHKPLHLPPGKSEATCHLLYGLLQKDQRRRIGAIADFLEIKNHVFFAPINWDDLYHKRITPPYNPNVRGPADLQHIDPEFTREMVPNSVGRTPEPTPSLATSSSNAFNGFSYISGEDGFL